A single genomic interval of Stieleria maiorica harbors:
- a CDS encoding exopolyphosphatase: MTNTQQRYRLLTRSDFDGLVCALLLKELDILGEIKFVHPKDMQDGEIEVTENDILTNLPYVPGCHLCFDHHSSEEIRNEGEQADNYVLSTSADSAARVVYDYFGGRERFPKISLAMMEAVDKADAAKFSADEIQNPQGWALLSFLMDARTGLGRFRSFRVSNYQLMMDLIDCCRDLDIEDILLLPDVRERVEMYELHRELAQDQLKRCGTVHDNLVVLDLRDEETIYATNRFVIYSVYPQCNISIHVLWGKQKQNTVFTIGKSILDRSCRTDVGELCYQYGGGGHEAAGTCQVSHDQAEQVLQELISRINADQHAGVTPVEV, from the coding sequence ATGACCAACACACAACAACGATACCGCTTGCTGACCCGAAGTGACTTTGACGGACTCGTCTGCGCGTTGCTGCTGAAAGAGTTGGACATCCTCGGCGAGATCAAGTTTGTCCATCCCAAGGACATGCAGGACGGCGAGATCGAGGTGACCGAGAACGATATCCTGACCAACCTGCCCTACGTGCCGGGTTGTCACCTCTGCTTCGATCACCACAGCAGCGAAGAGATTCGTAACGAAGGCGAGCAGGCCGACAACTACGTCCTTTCGACCAGCGCCGACTCCGCCGCCCGCGTCGTGTACGACTACTTCGGCGGCCGCGAGCGGTTCCCGAAAATCAGCCTGGCGATGATGGAAGCGGTCGACAAAGCCGATGCCGCAAAATTCTCCGCCGACGAGATTCAGAATCCTCAAGGCTGGGCGCTGCTCTCGTTCCTGATGGACGCCCGCACCGGACTGGGACGATTCCGCAGCTTCCGCGTTTCCAACTACCAATTGATGATGGATCTGATCGATTGCTGCCGCGATCTGGACATCGAAGACATTCTGCTGCTGCCGGACGTCCGCGAGCGCGTCGAGATGTACGAACTGCATCGGGAGCTCGCCCAAGACCAGCTGAAACGGTGCGGCACCGTCCACGACAACCTGGTCGTTTTGGATTTGCGCGACGAAGAAACGATCTACGCGACCAACCGGTTCGTGATCTATTCGGTCTACCCGCAGTGCAACATTTCGATCCACGTGTTGTGGGGCAAGCAAAAGCAAAACACGGTGTTCACGATCGGCAAATCGATCCTGGATCGCTCCTGCCGCACCGATGTCGGCGAACTGTGCTACCAATACGGCGGCGGCGGTCACGAAGCGGCCGGCACCTGTCAGGTCTCTCATGATCAGGCCGAGCAAGTTCTGCAAGAGTTGATCTCCCGCATTAACGCCGATCAACACGCCGGCGTTACTCCGGTCGAAGTCTAA
- a CDS encoding enolase C-terminal domain-like protein: MSDRSITITSAEVIDLRVPTSDQMLGSDPFHKAPDYSSAVLHLETDAGLRGVSVVFTVGAGTDWICYGIRDLCRLIVGTNLEDFAAAPIKLYRRLIDHHQLRWLHDGVFRMAAGAVLNAMWDLWAKSLDKPLWKLLVDLEPEFVADCIDWRNIGDALTRDEAVMLLQKTRPHVTEREAEMAERGPRAYCTAGWLGLSDDEILATIQKLQDQGFDAFKLKVGRDSDQDVRRIRFMRDAIGPASQLMVDANQYWGLDQAKRHIDRYRPFDLKWIEEPIARDDVLGYVELAETFADASFDLACGEQAASPVIFKQLLKSGAIGYCQIDAVRVAGVNDVMAILLMAAKFNVPVCPHGGGIALCNMIQHYGMWDQIAVSGHSQTQLVEYIDFLQDAVEQPVRVREGCYVTPTAPGWGLEFRSAFIEQHRFPDGEVWKNRSSGKKGVAFEAD, translated from the coding sequence ATGTCGGATCGCTCGATCACCATCACGTCGGCCGAAGTTATCGATCTTCGGGTTCCGACGTCGGACCAAATGCTCGGTTCGGACCCGTTTCACAAGGCACCCGATTACTCGTCGGCCGTGCTGCATCTGGAAACCGATGCAGGACTGCGAGGCGTGTCGGTCGTGTTCACCGTCGGCGCGGGTACGGATTGGATTTGCTACGGTATCCGAGACCTTTGCCGGCTGATCGTCGGCACCAACCTGGAGGATTTTGCCGCAGCTCCGATCAAGCTCTATCGGCGGCTGATCGATCACCATCAACTGCGTTGGTTGCACGACGGTGTGTTTCGGATGGCCGCCGGTGCGGTGCTGAACGCGATGTGGGACCTGTGGGCCAAGTCGCTCGACAAACCACTCTGGAAACTGCTCGTCGATCTGGAACCGGAGTTCGTCGCCGATTGCATCGATTGGCGCAACATCGGTGATGCGCTGACGCGCGACGAAGCGGTCATGCTGCTGCAAAAGACGCGACCCCACGTGACGGAGCGCGAAGCGGAGATGGCCGAGCGGGGACCCCGAGCCTATTGCACCGCCGGGTGGCTGGGGCTGAGCGATGACGAAATCCTGGCGACGATCCAGAAGCTTCAGGATCAGGGGTTCGATGCGTTCAAGTTGAAGGTCGGTCGCGATTCGGACCAGGACGTTCGTCGGATCCGATTCATGCGTGATGCCATCGGTCCGGCGTCTCAATTGATGGTCGACGCGAATCAGTACTGGGGATTGGACCAGGCCAAGCGCCACATCGATCGCTATCGGCCGTTCGATCTAAAATGGATCGAAGAACCGATCGCCCGTGACGACGTGCTCGGTTACGTCGAGCTGGCCGAGACCTTCGCCGACGCCTCGTTTGATTTGGCCTGCGGCGAACAGGCGGCTTCACCGGTGATTTTCAAACAATTGCTTAAGAGCGGGGCAATCGGGTATTGCCAGATCGATGCGGTCCGCGTGGCCGGCGTGAACGACGTGATGGCGATCCTTCTCATGGCGGCCAAATTCAACGTGCCGGTCTGTCCCCACGGCGGCGGCATCGCGCTGTGCAACATGATCCAACACTACGGCATGTGGGATCAGATCGCCGTGTCGGGCCATTCCCAGACGCAGTTGGTCGAGTACATCGATTTCCTGCAGGACGCGGTCGAGCAACCCGTCCGAGTCCGCGAGGGATGCTACGTGACGCCCACGGCACCGGGCTGGGGATTGGAGTTTCGATCCGCGTTCATCGAGCAACACCGGTTCCCCGACGGAGAGGTTTGGAAGAATCGCAGTTCGGGGAAGAAGGGCGTGGCGTTTGAGGCGGATTGA